Proteins encoded by one window of Geobacter sp. DSM 9736:
- a CDS encoding M42 family metallopeptidase — protein MRAESLNFLRQLIAAPSPSGYEQPAQRVFRSYIEPFAEAKTDVLGNVIGLVRGTGTEELPRVMLVGHSDEIGFQIKYIEDRGFLYFGAIGGVDPHIVPGQRVLVHGRNGTIPGVVGKKPIHLMEAKDRETVVKLDSQYIDIGVGSKKEAEGLVRVGDPVTFSVELLELEGDRVTARGFDDKAGSFVVAEVLRRISEEGGLSSDLFGVSSVQEEVGLRGGTTSSYTVNPHVGICVEVDFCTDQPDVEKKHNGEVALGKGPIIPRGANVNPALFELLAETAEREKIPVQFTGIPKATGTDANVMQISRGGVATALVKIPLRYMHTPVEVLSLSDLEQSVNLLVATVRRISKENSFIPV, from the coding sequence ATGCGCGCAGAATCATTGAACTTCCTTCGTCAGTTGATAGCCGCTCCGAGCCCTTCTGGCTATGAGCAGCCGGCCCAGCGGGTTTTCCGCTCCTATATAGAGCCTTTTGCAGAAGCAAAGACTGACGTGCTAGGCAATGTAATAGGTCTTGTCAGGGGGACGGGGACAGAAGAATTGCCCAGAGTGATGCTGGTTGGCCATTCAGATGAGATCGGATTCCAGATCAAATACATAGAGGACCGTGGTTTTCTTTATTTCGGTGCCATCGGTGGTGTCGACCCGCACATTGTACCGGGGCAGCGAGTATTGGTGCATGGCAGAAACGGCACGATTCCTGGTGTTGTCGGTAAAAAACCAATACATCTTATGGAAGCGAAGGACCGTGAAACTGTAGTTAAGCTAGATAGCCAGTATATAGACATCGGAGTAGGCTCAAAAAAGGAGGCCGAGGGGCTGGTCCGTGTCGGGGATCCGGTTACCTTCAGCGTCGAGCTTCTTGAGCTTGAGGGAGATCGTGTTACAGCTCGTGGATTTGATGACAAGGCCGGCAGTTTCGTTGTAGCTGAGGTTTTGCGCAGAATCAGCGAGGAAGGAGGACTTTCGTCAGACCTGTTTGGAGTCTCCTCTGTCCAAGAGGAGGTAGGACTAAGGGGGGGCACGACGAGTAGTTATACTGTAAATCCTCATGTAGGGATTTGTGTGGAGGTGGATTTTTGTACGGACCAGCCGGATGTCGAGAAAAAACACAACGGGGAGGTGGCCTTAGGAAAGGGGCCGATCATTCCCCGGGGCGCAAATGTCAATCCGGCTTTGTTTGAGCTTCTGGCGGAAACCGCCGAGCGCGAAAAAATACCCGTACAGTTTACCGGCATCCCGAAAGCAACAGGGACTGATGCAAACGTAATGCAGATTTCCCGGGGTGGAGTCGCTACTGCGCTGGTCAAGATACCTCTTCGCTACATGCATACACCCGTGGAGGTTCTCTCCCTCTCTGATCTGGAGCAGTCGGTGAACTTGCTTGTGGCAACAGTTCGCCGAATCAGCAAAGAGAACAGTTTCATTCCTGTTTGA
- a CDS encoding DUF4124 domain-containing protein — protein sequence MKLIAIVVAVCILSSQALAEVYEWTDDRGSVGFTDTLDKVPQKYRKNVRKRNVSEQPNIMIINDDASFAVDSASPADGGRFQPGGRDESWWRSSFEGLRSEISLIEDRLPEERQRLLEINRRRTLYQKPSDRGAYNALKEKIEKDEVRIKELKKKLEALEQDADRGGVPPGWRQ from the coding sequence ATGAAACTCATCGCTATCGTTGTCGCAGTCTGCATACTCTCATCGCAGGCTCTGGCAGAGGTATATGAATGGACAGACGACAGGGGGTCGGTTGGATTTACAGACACTCTTGACAAGGTCCCTCAGAAATACCGCAAAAATGTTCGTAAAAGGAATGTGTCAGAGCAACCGAACATAATGATAATAAATGATGATGCATCCTTTGCAGTCGATTCTGCGTCACCTGCAGATGGTGGACGCTTTCAGCCAGGAGGGCGTGATGAATCATGGTGGCGAAGTTCTTTCGAAGGGTTGCGCAGTGAGATCTCGCTAATAGAGGATCGGTTGCCTGAGGAGCGACAACGCCTTCTTGAAATCAACCGCAGGCGGACACTTTACCAGAAGCCATCAGACCGGGGAGCATATAATGCACTCAAAGAGAAGATCGAGAAGGATGAGGTGAGGATAAAGGAGCTGAAAAAAAAACTAGAGGCCTTGGAGCAGGATGCCGACAGGGGAGGGGTGCCGCCGGGGTGGCGTCAATAG
- the flgM gene encoding flagellar biosynthesis anti-sigma factor FlgM, whose amino-acid sequence MKIEESTQQVAVNPFRNEKVEEQAANQAVKPAEASLVRGDNVTLSPSVERVNKASESLKEIPDSRPDRVKELKVAVESGRYQVDSKDVAAKMISALKNGYTG is encoded by the coding sequence ATGAAAATCGAAGAAAGCACACAGCAGGTAGCCGTCAATCCCTTCAGGAATGAGAAGGTAGAGGAGCAGGCTGCAAATCAGGCCGTAAAGCCTGCTGAAGCGTCCCTTGTACGAGGAGACAATGTTACCCTTTCTCCATCGGTTGAGCGAGTCAACAAGGCAAGTGAATCGTTGAAGGAGATTCCGGATTCTCGCCCTGATCGGGTCAAGGAGCTGAAAGTGGCGGTCGAGTCCGGGAGGTATCAGGTAGATAGCAAGGACGTGGCTGCTAAAATGATAAGCGCATTGAAGAATGGGTACACCGGGTAG
- the miaB gene encoding tRNA (N6-isopentenyl adenosine(37)-C2)-methylthiotransferase MiaB, producing the protein MERVKSVFVETFGCQMNVSDSDKIIALLKGIGYQPVEDSSRADLIILNTCSVRAKAEEKVYNHLATYKGLKKKNRSLILGVGGCVAQQEGEKLLEKVPHLDLVFGTHNLHLLPDMVNAAEQGKRSAEVHFLDRETRSALFPFSDTSGGPSRFVTIMQGCDNFCSYCIVPYVRGREISRSSSEIVREIRLMTAQGVKEVTLLGQNVNSYGLKEADEHDFPNLLHEISSIEGIERIRFTTSHPKDISLELMNCFANLPKLCSHIHLPAQAGSDLILTKMNRGYNRRQYLAMIDGLRRARPDIQITGDMIVGFPGEKEEDFLETLSLMEEVRYADLFSFIYSARPGTEAAGLPDDVKRKEKQERLSRLQELQRLHTLESNSRHVGSVQEVLVEGRSKKEGQVFGRTSGNRIVNFPGDESYRGKLVNVQITAAYQNSLLGEICSV; encoded by the coding sequence TTGGAAAGAGTAAAGTCGGTTTTTGTAGAAACATTCGGCTGTCAGATGAACGTCAGCGATTCGGATAAGATCATCGCTCTGCTCAAGGGCATCGGATATCAACCGGTGGAGGATTCGTCGCGGGCGGATCTCATCATCCTAAACACCTGTAGCGTCAGGGCTAAAGCGGAGGAAAAGGTCTACAACCATCTCGCAACATATAAAGGTCTGAAAAAGAAGAACAGAAGCCTGATCCTCGGCGTGGGGGGCTGTGTGGCGCAGCAGGAAGGAGAAAAGCTCCTTGAAAAAGTACCTCACCTCGACCTTGTGTTCGGGACTCACAACCTACATCTGCTTCCTGATATGGTAAATGCCGCCGAACAGGGCAAGAGAAGTGCGGAGGTTCACTTTCTTGACCGGGAAACACGTTCCGCCCTGTTCCCGTTTAGTGACACGTCAGGCGGACCCTCAAGATTTGTAACCATCATGCAGGGATGTGACAACTTCTGTTCCTATTGCATAGTCCCTTATGTAAGGGGTAGAGAAATAAGTCGTAGCTCCTCCGAAATAGTACGCGAGATTAGGCTGATGACGGCCCAGGGTGTTAAAGAGGTGACTCTGCTTGGGCAGAATGTCAATTCGTACGGTTTGAAGGAGGCTGATGAGCACGATTTTCCGAATCTTCTACACGAAATCTCCAGCATAGAAGGCATAGAGCGAATTCGATTCACGACCTCACACCCAAAGGATATTTCTCTTGAGCTGATGAACTGCTTTGCGAACCTACCTAAATTATGCAGCCATATCCACCTTCCTGCCCAAGCTGGAAGTGACTTGATCCTCACGAAAATGAACCGTGGCTACAATCGCCGCCAATATCTTGCAATGATTGATGGTCTTAGGCGGGCCAGGCCGGATATTCAGATCACAGGCGATATGATCGTTGGATTTCCTGGAGAAAAGGAAGAAGATTTTCTGGAAACGCTGTCGCTTATGGAAGAGGTCAGGTATGCAGACCTTTTCTCGTTTATATATTCAGCTCGGCCAGGTACCGAGGCTGCCGGACTACCTGATGACGTTAAACGCAAGGAGAAGCAGGAGCGGCTGAGCCGGCTCCAGGAACTGCAGCGTCTGCACACGCTTGAAAGCAACTCCCGACATGTGGGGTCGGTTCAGGAAGTCCTTGTGGAAGGACGAAGCAAAAAAGAAGGACAGGTGTTCGGTCGAACATCAGGCAACCGTATTGTCAACTTTCCAGGGGATGAGTCATACAGAGGTAAACTTGTAAACGTGCAGATTACAGCGGCCTATCAGAACTCCCTTTTAGGTGAAATTTGTTCTGTCTGA
- a CDS encoding HD domain-containing protein → MDPLQLLHKYFPDQKARTIVITHSRLVADKAVSIANRLGTPDIRFIEEAAMLHDIGVSRVHAPRIGCFGPNNYICHGILGRSILEDEGFPQHALACERHIGVGLTVEDILHQQLPLPHRDMTPVTLAEEIISFADLFYSKKPNEISKEKSVIEVRKNLARFGQAKVVIFDALLDKFSAGSNTIKLELGSCHFS, encoded by the coding sequence ATGGATCCACTCCAGCTCTTGCATAAATATTTTCCGGATCAGAAGGCAAGGACCATAGTTATCACACACAGTCGTCTTGTAGCCGACAAAGCAGTATCAATCGCAAACCGCTTAGGAACGCCTGATATCAGATTTATAGAGGAAGCTGCCATGCTCCACGATATAGGGGTGTCACGCGTGCATGCACCAAGAATTGGCTGTTTCGGACCCAATAACTATATCTGTCACGGAATATTAGGGCGAAGCATCCTGGAGGATGAAGGATTTCCACAACACGCACTGGCCTGCGAGCGACACATAGGCGTTGGTCTCACAGTAGAAGACATCCTGCACCAGCAATTACCTCTCCCCCACAGGGACATGACGCCCGTAACGCTTGCTGAAGAAATAATCAGCTTTGCTGATCTATTTTATTCCAAAAAGCCGAATGAAATATCGAAGGAAAAGTCGGTTATAGAAGTGCGAAAAAATCTGGCCCGCTTTGGCCAGGCAAAGGTCGTAATTTTCGATGCCCTACTAGACAAATTTTCCGCCGGATCAAACACCATAAAACTTGAGCTGGGCAGTTGCCATTTCAGCTGA
- a CDS encoding GGDEF domain-containing protein, translating to MYTISRSIRKLKRATHRIAEGDFDYDPQIPPGDEVGDLARDFTSMAARLKVLEQMSLDASPLTRLPGNIAIERVLSKRLASNELFAVCYVDLDNFKAYNDRYGYIKASEVIKMTAEIVYEAVGALNEEDSFVGHVGGDDFIIVVSSDNAAPVCENVISTFDREIRGHYSAEDLAKGAIEGADRYGVHRIFPIMTISIAAIICQKGLYDSAVDIAKNAADMKEFLKAKPGSNYYINRRTHQRCEH from the coding sequence GTGTACACCATATCAAGATCTATCAGGAAGCTTAAGCGTGCCACTCATCGCATAGCCGAAGGCGATTTCGACTACGATCCCCAAATTCCCCCAGGAGATGAAGTAGGAGATCTTGCACGGGATTTCACCTCCATGGCGGCTCGTCTCAAGGTTCTCGAGCAGATGAGCCTGGACGCGAGCCCTTTAACCCGGCTCCCGGGGAATATAGCCATCGAACGCGTACTTAGCAAGCGTCTGGCAAGCAATGAGCTATTTGCAGTCTGCTACGTTGATCTTGATAACTTCAAGGCATACAATGATCGTTACGGCTACATAAAAGCCAGCGAAGTAATAAAAATGACGGCAGAAATAGTTTATGAAGCTGTTGGAGCACTTAACGAGGAAGATTCATTTGTCGGTCATGTAGGTGGAGACGACTTCATCATTGTGGTCTCCTCGGATAATGCAGCCCCTGTTTGCGAGAATGTCATCAGCACCTTCGACCGGGAAATCCGCGGACACTATAGCGCGGAAGACCTCGCAAAAGGAGCAATAGAAGGAGCTGACCGATATGGCGTCCATAGAATATTTCCTATAATGACGATATCCATTGCAGCAATAATTTGCCAGAAGGGCCTTTATGATTCCGCAGTCGATATTGCGAAAAATGCAGCGGACATGAAAGAGTTTCTGAAGGCAAAGCCGGGCAGCAACTACTACATCAACAGGCGTACCCATCAAAGATGCGAACACTGA
- a CDS encoding bifunctional nuclease domain-containing protein, producing the protein MFIEMNVYGFALDALTKKLAVLLRDLREENMVPIWVSSNEAVSIAVELIGREMISHSGREDLVAVLLKQLGVSVTRISIERICDGILYGTLTSRREGSDDVTVEIKGSEAVLCSLKYRLPILVDYTVLTQASLDSLGNGGAESDARRFVEFLDNLDPKDMGKYPM; encoded by the coding sequence ATGTTTATTGAAATGAATGTATATGGATTCGCGCTAGATGCCTTGACAAAGAAACTCGCGGTGCTTTTACGGGATTTACGTGAAGAAAACATGGTACCGATCTGGGTCAGTTCCAACGAAGCCGTTTCCATTGCTGTTGAGCTTATAGGTCGGGAAATGATCTCACATAGTGGACGTGAGGATCTTGTTGCAGTGTTGCTGAAACAGCTCGGAGTATCAGTCACCCGTATTTCCATTGAACGCATTTGCGACGGAATACTGTACGGGACCCTCACATCTAGGAGAGAGGGTTCCGATGATGTGACGGTCGAGATCAAGGGGAGCGAGGCCGTACTATGTTCATTGAAGTACCGGCTGCCAATTCTTGTTGACTATACTGTACTGACGCAAGCATCTCTTGACTCACTGGGCAATGGGGGAGCGGAAAGCGACGCTCGTCGATTCGTAGAATTTCTAGATAATCTGGATCCAAAAGATATGGGTAAATATCCTATGTAG
- the guaA gene encoding glutamine-hydrolyzing GMP synthase, which yields MTADIHSEKILILDFGSQVTQLIARRVREQSVYCEIHPYNLPFSRIQEFQPKGIILSGGPSSVYDEDAPHSDVRIFDLNVPVLGICYGMQLMTHQLGGKVERSKKREYGRSLMTVDDSKDLFVGFEGKAEVWMSHGDRIESLPSGFQVISHTDHCPVAAMKDEQRRFFGVQFHPEVVHTPRGEEILGNFISAICDCRPVWTMANFIETEIQDIRRKVGNGKVLCALSGGVDSSVVAVLIHKAIGDQLHCVFVNNGLLRKGEADKVVSLFRSHFHINLAYVDASDRFLEKLEGITDPEQKRKIIGNEFIFLFEEEAKKLGHVDYLAQGTLYPDVIESVSTKGPSAVIKSHHNVGGLPEKMNLKLLEPVRELFKDEVRLLGKELGMPDEVIYRQPFPGPGLAIRCIGEISKEKLDILREADAIVLEEIRKAGLYREIWQSFAVILPVRTVGVMGDARTYDYTVALRAVNSLDGMTADWVKLPYDILGSISSRIINEVKGVNRVVYDISQKPPATIEWE from the coding sequence ATGACGGCTGATATTCATAGTGAAAAAATACTCATATTAGATTTTGGCTCTCAGGTGACTCAGCTGATTGCTCGCCGCGTGAGGGAACAAAGCGTCTATTGTGAAATTCATCCCTACAACCTGCCATTTTCGCGGATACAGGAATTCCAGCCGAAAGGAATTATCCTTTCCGGTGGTCCTTCCAGTGTCTATGACGAGGATGCTCCCCATTCCGATGTCCGGATATTCGATCTTAATGTTCCGGTTCTGGGAATCTGCTACGGCATGCAGCTCATGACTCACCAGTTGGGAGGGAAAGTCGAGCGGTCGAAAAAGCGGGAGTATGGCCGGTCCCTCATGACTGTGGACGATTCTAAGGATTTATTTGTTGGTTTTGAAGGAAAAGCTGAAGTATGGATGTCTCACGGGGACCGCATCGAAAGCTTGCCCAGTGGCTTCCAGGTTATCTCTCACACTGACCACTGCCCGGTGGCCGCAATGAAGGATGAGCAGCGACGCTTCTTTGGCGTTCAGTTTCACCCTGAGGTAGTGCATACTCCACGCGGTGAAGAGATTCTCGGTAATTTCATCTCTGCCATCTGTGACTGCCGCCCCGTCTGGACCATGGCCAACTTCATTGAAACGGAAATCCAGGATATCCGCCGCAAGGTAGGCAACGGCAAAGTTCTTTGTGCCTTGTCGGGGGGGGTCGATTCATCGGTAGTCGCCGTGTTGATTCACAAGGCAATAGGGGATCAACTGCATTGCGTGTTCGTTAACAATGGTTTGCTCAGAAAGGGGGAGGCTGACAAAGTCGTAAGTCTTTTCAGAAGCCACTTCCACATTAATCTTGCCTATGTAGATGCTTCTGACCGCTTCCTTGAGAAGCTGGAGGGGATAACAGATCCTGAGCAGAAAAGAAAAATTATCGGTAATGAGTTCATTTTTCTCTTCGAAGAGGAAGCTAAAAAGCTTGGTCATGTGGATTATTTGGCGCAGGGTACGCTTTACCCTGATGTGATCGAATCCGTATCCACAAAAGGTCCCTCGGCTGTGATCAAAAGTCACCATAATGTAGGGGGGCTGCCGGAAAAGATGAACTTGAAGCTCCTTGAACCGGTGCGCGAGCTTTTTAAAGATGAGGTGCGTCTGCTCGGGAAGGAACTAGGGATGCCGGATGAGGTTATTTACAGGCAGCCTTTCCCGGGGCCGGGACTCGCCATCCGCTGCATTGGCGAGATATCCAAGGAAAAACTGGATATTCTTCGAGAAGCGGATGCGATCGTTCTTGAAGAGATTCGGAAGGCAGGGCTGTACCGGGAGATATGGCAATCATTCGCGGTAATTCTTCCTGTTCGTACGGTTGGTGTAATGGGGGATGCACGCACTTATGATTACACGGTCGCACTGAGGGCTGTCAATTCTCTCGACGGGATGACTGCGGACTGGGTCAAGCTTCCCTATGATATCCTGGGAAGTATATCTTCCCGGATTATCAATGAGGTTAAAGGAGTGAATCGGGTAGTTTATGATATCAGCCAGAAACCTCCAGCTACAATCGAGTGGGAATAG
- a CDS encoding HAD-IIIA family hydrolase: MTKLVIFDLDGTLVDSLPDLTDAVNHFMMMTGRKALGMGDVRKLVGQGARYLVEHALHDADASEVDHCLNLFLSYNEKHLVERSRLYPGVLETLGELKDQGATIALVSNKVEHLCRKLLSLLKIDEYFYVILGGDSLPTRKPSPDPIVKVLQDLSIPPSNAVMIGDSINDMVAGKAAGVATVGCRFGYGQPEELKQADFIINDLPALLQLPCFR; encoded by the coding sequence TTGACAAAGCTGGTTATCTTCGATCTGGACGGTACCCTTGTCGATTCGCTTCCCGACCTAACCGATGCCGTAAATCACTTCATGATGATGACAGGGCGTAAAGCACTTGGAATGGGAGACGTCAGGAAGCTCGTGGGACAAGGGGCTAGGTACCTTGTGGAGCATGCGCTACATGATGCAGATGCTTCTGAAGTAGATCACTGCCTGAATCTTTTCCTATCCTACAACGAAAAGCATCTTGTGGAGCGGTCCAGGCTTTACCCGGGTGTACTTGAGACGCTCGGAGAACTAAAGGATCAGGGTGCAACAATTGCTTTGGTGTCGAACAAGGTCGAGCACCTCTGCCGAAAACTACTCTCTCTTTTAAAGATTGACGAGTATTTTTACGTTATCCTTGGAGGAGATTCCCTACCAACCAGAAAGCCTTCTCCTGACCCTATTGTCAAAGTTCTGCAAGACCTTTCAATACCACCTTCTAATGCGGTAATGATAGGGGATAGCATCAATGACATGGTAGCCGGAAAAGCTGCCGGGGTTGCAACAGTTGGTTGCCGCTTCGGCTATGGTCAACCTGAGGAACTAAAACAGGCTGACTTCATCATCAATGATCTTCCCGCCTTGCTGCAGTTGCCGTGTTTCAGATAA
- a CDS encoding cytochrome c3 family protein yields MKPRFMIVVTLLAAALASISHAKETKNIEYRFASADPVVFSHDLHLKKYNNNCRICHNALFDLRNRRHFTMAEMEKTKSCGACHTGIKAFSVSDDRHCTKCHKGKPRAVTYRVKGATEAVFSHQAHITATGGKCKSCHNGKILTGKDRGVTMAQMEKGRTCGACHNGKTAFTVAGNCGNCHNGMKPKEIVFKAKGITKATFSHDLHLGMYACKDCHTGIFPYKAGAKHFSMADMAKGKSCGSCHNGNDAFTSNGDCDKCHKNFKPRDITYKTDMGEAKFSHDVHLSMFKCVDCHTKRFPYRSGVKHFTMGDMENGQSCGGCHDGKDAFTVKDNCNKCHKI; encoded by the coding sequence ATGAAGCCCAGATTCATGATCGTCGTTACCCTGCTGGCAGCAGCTTTAGCCTCGATCTCCCATGCCAAGGAAACTAAAAACATCGAGTATCGTTTTGCAAGCGCCGATCCGGTTGTTTTCAGCCACGACCTGCACCTCAAGAAATATAACAACAACTGCAGGATTTGCCACAACGCCCTGTTCGATCTACGCAATCGTCGGCACTTCACCATGGCGGAAATGGAAAAAACCAAGTCATGCGGCGCCTGTCACACAGGTATCAAGGCCTTCAGTGTTTCCGATGACAGACACTGCACTAAATGCCACAAGGGGAAACCCCGTGCAGTAACCTATCGTGTCAAGGGAGCCACAGAAGCTGTTTTCAGCCATCAAGCTCACATCACCGCCACTGGCGGCAAGTGCAAAAGCTGCCACAACGGCAAAATCCTTACCGGGAAAGACCGGGGGGTGACAATGGCTCAGATGGAAAAAGGACGCACGTGCGGTGCGTGCCATAACGGCAAAACAGCTTTTACAGTTGCCGGCAACTGCGGTAACTGCCATAACGGAATGAAACCGAAAGAGATTGTTTTCAAGGCGAAAGGTATCACCAAGGCTACGTTCAGCCATGACTTGCATCTTGGAATGTACGCATGCAAAGATTGCCATACCGGTATCTTTCCATACAAAGCCGGCGCAAAGCATTTTTCCATGGCCGACATGGCCAAAGGAAAGTCATGTGGATCATGCCACAATGGTAACGATGCCTTTACATCTAACGGTGACTGCGACAAGTGTCACAAAAACTTCAAACCACGCGACATCACCTACAAGACTGACATGGGAGAAGCTAAATTCAGCCATGATGTGCACCTCAGCATGTTCAAGTGCGTCGACTGTCACACAAAACGTTTCCCTTACCGGTCGGGAGTCAAGCATTTCACGATGGGAGACATGGAAAACGGTCAATCATGCGGTGGCTGTCATGACGGCAAGGATGCCTTCACAGTCAAGGATAACTGTAACAAGTGCCATAAAATCTAA
- the guaB gene encoding IMP dehydrogenase, with amino-acid sequence MLEENVLEGLTFDDVLLVPAHSQVLPKEVDLTTRISRNITLNIPLVSAAMDTVTEARTAITMAREGGIGIIHKNLSIEAQAMEVDKVKKSESGMIVDPITMRPNQKIREALAIMAEYRISGVPITKANGKLVGILTNRDLRFETNMDLPISERMTKRNLVTVPVGTTLDEAKEHLKHTRVEKLLVVDDEKNLKGLITIKDIEKIKKYPNACKDSLGRLRVGGAVGPSADMESRIEALMRAGVDLVVIDTAHGHSQGVLDAIIRARKTFPKLELIAGNIATADAAEALIKAGVDAIKVGIGPGSICTTRVVAGVGVPQITAIQECARVAREYGVPIIADGGIKYSGDVTKAVAAGADVIMIGSLFAGTEESPGDTILYQGRAYKSYRGMGSIGAMKEGSKDRYFQSDVESEVKLVPEGIEGMVPLRGPLSTSIHQLMGGLRAGMGYTGCRTLKELHLKGRFIRITGAGLKESHVHDVTITKEAPNYRVGSN; translated from the coding sequence ATGCTAGAGGAAAACGTTTTGGAAGGACTTACATTTGACGACGTCTTGCTGGTACCTGCCCACTCCCAGGTATTACCTAAAGAGGTCGACCTCACCACTCGCATCTCCCGTAATATAACTCTGAATATACCTCTCGTAAGTGCTGCCATGGACACCGTCACCGAGGCGAGGACCGCCATTACAATGGCCCGCGAGGGCGGAATTGGCATAATCCACAAGAATCTTTCCATTGAAGCGCAGGCTATGGAGGTGGATAAGGTAAAAAAGAGCGAGTCCGGGATGATCGTCGACCCGATCACAATGCGCCCGAACCAGAAGATAAGAGAGGCTCTTGCCATTATGGCGGAGTATCGTATTTCAGGAGTTCCGATTACCAAGGCTAACGGAAAATTGGTTGGTATATTAACGAACCGAGACTTGAGATTTGAAACGAATATGGACCTGCCGATTTCCGAGCGGATGACGAAAAGGAATCTTGTAACCGTACCTGTCGGAACAACCCTTGATGAAGCAAAGGAGCACCTGAAGCATACAAGGGTTGAGAAACTGTTGGTGGTAGATGATGAGAAGAACCTGAAAGGTCTGATCACCATCAAGGATATTGAAAAGATCAAGAAATATCCCAATGCCTGTAAAGACAGCCTGGGAAGGCTACGTGTCGGTGGTGCGGTCGGTCCTTCTGCCGACATGGAGTCGCGGATTGAAGCACTCATGCGGGCAGGGGTTGACTTAGTCGTTATAGATACAGCTCATGGTCATTCTCAGGGAGTGCTTGATGCTATAATCCGGGCGAGGAAGACCTTCCCTAAGCTTGAATTGATTGCTGGGAACATTGCCACCGCTGATGCAGCCGAAGCTTTGATTAAGGCGGGAGTGGATGCAATCAAGGTTGGGATCGGCCCGGGCTCGATTTGTACTACACGCGTCGTTGCCGGGGTCGGCGTTCCGCAGATCACGGCAATTCAAGAGTGTGCGCGTGTAGCGAGAGAGTATGGTGTTCCTATTATTGCAGATGGTGGAATCAAATATTCAGGCGACGTAACGAAGGCGGTCGCAGCGGGTGCAGACGTCATCATGATCGGCTCTTTATTTGCCGGGACTGAAGAGTCCCCTGGGGATACAATACTTTATCAGGGGCGGGCGTACAAAAGTTACCGGGGCATGGGATCCATCGGTGCCATGAAAGAGGGAAGCAAGGACCGCTACTTTCAGAGTGACGTCGAGAGTGAAGTCAAGCTCGTTCCCGAAGGCATCGAAGGCATGGTGCCGTTGCGCGGGCCGCTATCTACCAGCATCCACCAACTCATGGGTGGGCTAAGGGCGGGAATGGGATATACCGGATGTCGGACCTTAAAAGAGCTACACCTCAAAGGCCGCTTTATAAGAATAACCGGTGCCGGACTCAAGGAGTCGCATGTGCACGATGTTACTATAACTAAAGAAGCACCGAACTACCGGGTCGGTAGCAACTGA
- a CDS encoding tetratricopeptide repeat protein produces MRTLTAVIIISMLSGCAQIPTWMHLNSSPYEQRKRLSQAVELVKEGNNASASRLLASICREPGVPGITDEALFRLALLSLRGGDRENASNMLERLGREYPRSIWTRTANPIVELLAQHDDLRNQNRTLKNTNQALTRENKELLQSIERLKHLDLELELKK; encoded by the coding sequence ATGCGAACACTGACAGCTGTCATTATCATCTCAATGCTCTCCGGATGCGCCCAGATCCCGACATGGATGCACCTGAACTCTTCCCCCTATGAACAACGCAAAAGGCTTTCCCAGGCGGTAGAGCTAGTGAAGGAAGGAAATAATGCCTCCGCCTCCCGCCTTCTTGCATCAATCTGCCGCGAACCAGGCGTTCCCGGGATAACGGATGAAGCCCTTTTTCGCCTGGCTCTTCTTTCCCTTCGTGGAGGGGACAGAGAAAATGCATCTAACATGCTGGAAAGGCTGGGAAGGGAATATCCCCGCAGTATTTGGACCAGGACAGCGAATCCTATTGTTGAGTTGCTTGCACAGCACGACGACCTCAGGAACCAGAACCGCACCCTAAAAAACACGAATCAGGCGCTTACACGGGAAAACAAGGAGCTCCTCCAGAGCATTGAGCGCCTGAAACATCTGGATCTGGAACTGGAACTGAAGAAATAA